Genomic DNA from Comamonas resistens:
GCAGACAAGCCGGGCCGCGGCTGCGGATGCACCAGGGCTGCGGTCTTGAGGTGCGGCTCTTGGCCCAACCCGATTTGCGTAAGTGGTGTTCAGGAAATGCGATGACTTCTCTACCTTCATGGATGGCCAATCTGGGCCTGCTGTCTCCGATCATTCAAGCGCCCATGGCCGGGACTTCAACGCCGCAACTGGCTGCCGCCGTCAGCAACGCGGGTGCTCTGGGGTCGGTAGGCATAGGTGCTTACGGCGTGGATCAGGCACGCCAGCATATTGAGCAGACCCTGGCGCTGACGGATCGCCCTTTCAACGTCAATCTGTTCTGCCACCAGGCCGCTGCAGCCGATGCCATGCGCGAAGCGCAGTGGCTCCAGTATCTGGCGCCGGAATTTGCCCGCTTCGGCGCGCAGGCCCCGTCCGTGCTGCGCTGCATCTATGAGTCCGCCGTGGGCAATGCGCCGCTGCAAGCCATGCTGTTGGAGCTGCGCCCGGCCGTGGTGAGCTTTCATTTCGGCCTGCCCGAGCAAAGCTTTATCGACGCGCTGCGAGCTGCGGGCATCACCACGCTGGCTTGCGCCACCCATCTCGATGAAGCGCGCCAGATCGAGCAGGCCGGCGTGGATGTGATCGTGGCCCAGGGCATGGAGGCGGGTGGCCATCGCGGGGCTTTTGTACCCGAGCAGGACAGATTGATGGGCGTGTTCGCATTGGTGCAGTTGCTGGCGCGTGAATGCAGCCTGCCCGTGGTGGCAGCGGGCGGCATCATGGACGGCGCAGGCGTTGCCGCAGCGCTGCAACTGGGGGCCAGCGCCGTGCAGATGGGCACGGCCTTCATTCTTTGCCCGGAGTCGGCTGCCAGCGCCGCCTACCGGGCCGAGTTGCAAAGCGAGCAGGCCCAGCACACGGCCATCACGGCAGCGATTTCGGGCCGGCCCGCACGCGGCATGTTCAACCGCTTGCACCAACTGGGGCGTGACTATATTGGCGAGTTG
This window encodes:
- a CDS encoding NAD(P)H-dependent flavin oxidoreductase; translation: MTSLPSWMANLGLLSPIIQAPMAGTSTPQLAAAVSNAGALGSVGIGAYGVDQARQHIEQTLALTDRPFNVNLFCHQAAAADAMREAQWLQYLAPEFARFGAQAPSVLRCIYESAVGNAPLQAMLLELRPAVVSFHFGLPEQSFIDALRAAGITTLACATHLDEARQIEQAGVDVIVAQGMEAGGHRGAFVPEQDRLMGVFALVQLLARECSLPVVAAGGIMDGAGVAAALQLGASAVQMGTAFILCPESAASAAYRAELQSEQAQHTAITAAISGRPARGMFNRLHQLGRDYIGELPAYPMVYDAGKALHQAAAAQGSSDYAAHWAGQGAPLARAMPAAQLVQTLVQELEEHRS